From a region of the Zingiber officinale cultivar Zhangliang chromosome 10B, Zo_v1.1, whole genome shotgun sequence genome:
- the LOC122029940 gene encoding G-type lectin S-receptor-like serine/threonine-protein kinase At2g19130, with protein sequence MASSRSTTAFFFSLSSSLRLLLLCSFADVPFSSAIDTISGNNSVSGSQNVTSVDGNFILGFFTPTATSSSLNYYYIGIWYNKISEFTTVWVANRDIPIVDPTTSELRISDDGNLVLLGNSSIIWSTNASVPSNSTTVAVILDTGNLQLRDESNSSLVFWQSFDHPTNTWLPGARLGVNKLTNKSRRITAWKSRVNPSPGIFTFEMGPNGSLQLQLLWNLSRMYWTTGLWDGNTFSLVPELAPQLNRPFTFGFNFFNTTEENYFVYTIGTPGTMSRFLIDYESGQIQHYTWREDLESWLLIWAQPRANCAAYGLCGPFAKCNGADIAVSSCDCVRGFRIESRTDWDSGDRSAGCERIAPLQCEPNSTNDGFFEMQNVRLPGGADTSAMAVSLEACELTCLNNCSCIAYSYNKSGCSVWSGELLNVQEQYEQSDGGTLYLRLAAAELQSSDGDKKRKITWAIVGIAMAILVAFLATIIWVTNRKRRSRKMVRNLNNAHGSLVPFTYRELQHATKNFSEKLGEGGFGSVFKGSLPGSIAIAVKKLEGLRQVEKQFRAEVSTIGTIHHINLVRLLGFCSGGSNRLLVYEFMPNGSLDSHLFRAATSAVLSWGTRYQIAMGVARGLAYLHEHCRECIIHCDIKPENILLDASFIPKLADFGLAKLVGRDFSRVLTTFRGTRGYLAPEWMTGVAITPKADVYSYGMMLFEIISGRRNRELMAPEDGVDYFPTLAAMKLMDGEAAKVLDSKLAMEGEGELEELERACKLACWCIQDDESHRPTMGQAVQVLEGIIQLDMPPIPRSLQLDIVNDHEINFFHEYDQKTIVPSISADT encoded by the coding sequence ATGGCTTCTTCTCGTTCCACGactgccttcttcttctccttgtcctCATCTCTTCGTCTTCTCCTCCTGTGCTCCTTTGCAGATGTTCCCTTCTCCTCGGCGATCGACACAATCTCTGGGAACAATTCTGTCTCAGGGAGCCAGAACGTGACCTCAGTCGATGGTAACTTCATATTGGGCTTCTTCACGCCCACAGCTACCTCCTCCTCCCTCAACTACTACTACATCGGCATCTGGTACAACAAAATCTCTGAGTTCACTACGGTTTGGGTGGCCAACAGAGATATCCCTATCGTTGATCCAACCACGTCGGAGCTCAGAATTTCTGATGATGGCAACCTCGTGCTCCTCGGCAATTCCTCGATCATTTGGTCTACTAATGCCTCCGTCCCCTCTAACTCCACCACTGTCGCAGTCATCCTCGATACTGGCAACCTTCAGTTGAGGGATGAATCCAATTCCTCTCTCGTCTTCTGGCAGAGCTTTGATCATCCCACAAACACATGGCTCCCTGGAGCCAGACTCGGGGTCAACAAGCTCACCAACAAATCCCGACGAATCACTGCTTGGAAGAGTAGAGTCAACCCTTCTCCTGGGATCTTCACGTTCGAGATGGGTCCTAATGGAAGTTTGCAACTCCAACTTCTGTGGAATTTGTCGAGGATGTATTGGACCACTGGCCTTTGGGACGGCAACACCTTTAGCTTAGTTCCCGAGCTCGCTCCCCAACTGAATCGGCCATTTACTTTCGGCTTCAATTTCTTTAATACTACAGAGGAGAACTACTTCGTCTACACGATCGGTACTCCCGGCACTATGTCGAGATTTTTAATAGATTATGAGTCCGGCCAAATCCAACACTACACATGGAGGGAGGATTTAGAATCATGGCTGTTAATTTGGGCCCAGCCTCGAGCCAACTGCGCGGCGTATGGGCTCTGCGGACCGTTCGCTAAGTGCAACGGCGCCGACATCGCCGTATCTTCCTGCGACTGCGTCAGAGGTTTCAGGATCGAGTCTCGGACTGATTGGGATTCGGGTGACAGAAGCGCAGGGTGCGAGAGGATCGCTCCTCTTCAGTGTGAACCGAACAGCACGAATGATGGCTTTTTCGAGATGCAGAATGTGAGACTACCTGGCGGAGCTGATACTTCGGCCATGGCCGTAAGCTTGGAAGCTTGTGAGTTGACTTGCCTGAATAACTGCTCTTGCATTGCCTACTCCTACAACAAGAGCGGGTGCTCTGTCTGGAGCGGAGAGTTGCTTAATGTTCAAGAACAATACGAACAGTCTGATGGAGGAACTCTCTACCTTCGCTTGGCCGCCGCTGAACTGCAGAGCTCTGACGGCGACAAGAAGAGAAAGATAACTTGGGCCATCGTCGGGATTGCCATGGCGATTCTCGTTGCTTTTCTTGCCACGATCATTTGGGTCACGAATCGCAAGCGGCGAAGCAGAAAAATGGTCCGGAATTTGAACAATGCGCACGGTTCTTTGGTCCCGTTTACGTACAGGGAGCTGCAGCACGCCACGAAGAATTTCTCAGAGAAGCTCGGGGAAGGCGGCTTTGGGTCCGTGTTCAAAGGGTCGTTACCAGGCTCGATCGCCATCGCCGTGAAGAAGCTCGAGGGCCTCAGACAGGTGGAGAAACAGTTCAGAGCAGAGGTGAGCACGATAGGGACAATCCACCACATCAATCTCGTTCGCTTGCTTGGATTTTGCTCTGGAGGATCCAACAGGCTGCTCGTCTACGAGTTCATGCCGAATGGTTCCTTGGACTCTCACCTCTTCCGTGCGGCTACTTCCGCCGTTCTGAGCTGGGGGACGAGGTACCAAATCGCCATGGGCGTAGCGAGGGGATTGGCCTATCTGCACGAGCATTGCAGAGAATGCATTATCCATTGCGATATCAAGCCGGAGAATATTCTGCTGGATGCTTCGTTCATCCCCAAATTGGCGGACTTCGGTCTGGCGAAGCTGGTGGGGCGGGACTTCAGCCGAGTCCTGACGACGTTCAGAGGCACCCGAGGCTACCTCGCCCCCGAGTGGATGACCGGCGTCGCGATCACGCCGAAAGCTGACGTGTACAGCTACGGGATGATGCTGTTCGAAATCATATCCGGCAGGAGAAACCGCGAGCTGATGGCGCCGGAAGACGGCGTCGATTACTTCCCCACGCTGGCGGCGATGAAACTGATGGACGGCGAGGCGGCGAAGGTTCTGGACAGCAAGTTGGCGATGGAAGGAGAAGGCGAGTTGGAAGAACTGGAGAGGGCTTGTAAACTTGCCTGCTGGTGCATTCAGGACGACGAGAGTCACAGGCCTACGATGGGGCAAGCTGTTCAAGTTCTGGAGGGGATCATACAACTCGACATGCCTCCCATTCCAAGATCTCTTCAGCTTGACATCGTAAACGACCATGAAATCAATTTCTTCCACGAGTATGATCAGAAAACCATCGTCCCGTCCATCTCGGCTGATacatga